Proteins encoded together in one Micromonospora kangleipakensis window:
- a CDS encoding TlyA family RNA methyltransferase: MARRNRLDAELVRRGLARSREQAAALVEAGRVQLRGVPARKPAAMVDPADPLLVTGEDPTAGYVSRGGHKLAGALAAFAPGGLTVAGRRCLDAGASTGGFTDVLLRAGAAEVVAVDVGYGQLAWPLRNDERVRVFERTNVRTLTPEAIGGEVDLTVADLSFISLRLVLPALAGCTRADGDLALMVKPQFEVGKERVGAGGVVRDPELRAEAVLDVAAAAAQLGLGLADVAASPLPGPSGNVEFFVWLRRGAPAADPERVRTVVAAGPEGLPPPADPTIEEVAR; encoded by the coding sequence ATGGCACGTCGCAACCGGCTGGATGCCGAACTCGTCCGCCGCGGCCTGGCCCGCTCCCGGGAGCAGGCCGCCGCGCTCGTGGAGGCCGGCCGGGTCCAGCTGCGCGGGGTGCCGGCCCGCAAGCCCGCGGCGATGGTCGACCCCGCCGACCCGCTGCTGGTCACCGGCGAGGACCCCACCGCCGGGTACGTCTCGCGCGGTGGCCACAAGCTGGCCGGCGCCCTCGCGGCGTTCGCCCCGGGCGGGCTGACCGTGGCCGGGCGGCGCTGCCTGGACGCCGGCGCCTCCACCGGCGGCTTCACCGACGTACTGCTGCGCGCCGGCGCGGCCGAGGTGGTGGCGGTCGACGTCGGCTACGGCCAGCTGGCCTGGCCGCTGCGGAACGACGAGCGGGTGCGGGTGTTCGAGCGCACCAACGTCCGCACGCTCACCCCGGAGGCCATCGGCGGCGAGGTCGACCTCACCGTGGCCGACCTGTCGTTCATCTCGCTGCGGCTGGTGCTGCCGGCGCTGGCCGGCTGCACCCGGGCCGACGGTGACCTGGCGCTGATGGTCAAGCCGCAGTTCGAGGTCGGCAAGGAGCGGGTCGGCGCGGGCGGGGTGGTGCGCGACCCGGAGCTGCGGGCCGAGGCGGTGCTCGACGTGGCCGCGGCGGCGGCGCAGCTCGGCCTGGGCCTCGCGGACGTGGCCGCCAGTCCGCTGCCCGGGCCCAGCGGCAACGTCGAGTTCTTCGTATGGTTACGCCGGGGCGCGCCCGCCGCGGACCCGGAGCGGGTCCGCACGGTCGTGGCCGCCGGCCCCGAGGGCCTCCCACCACCCGCGGATCCCACGATCGAGGAGGTCGCCCGGTGA
- a CDS encoding phasin family protein, with the protein MQDAWRAYLELAMGLTEAPRKKAQDAVRRAVGQGGATAGQLQALAEELVSTGLANREALTKLVRFEVDRALGAVGLATADEVAELTRRVHELERQLREAKAAPAGASAAAPVSAPPGRPAPTPTTAVAKKTVAKKAIAKKPPATVSRTPADESPATPVRQTKKAPGRRQTPGGTA; encoded by the coding sequence ATGCAGGACGCGTGGCGCGCCTACCTCGAGCTGGCCATGGGCCTGACGGAGGCGCCCCGGAAGAAGGCCCAGGACGCCGTTCGGCGCGCGGTCGGCCAGGGCGGCGCAACCGCCGGCCAGTTGCAGGCGCTCGCCGAGGAGCTCGTCTCCACCGGCCTGGCGAATCGGGAGGCGCTGACCAAGCTGGTCCGCTTCGAGGTGGACCGGGCGCTCGGCGCGGTCGGGCTGGCCACCGCCGACGAGGTCGCGGAGCTGACCCGCCGGGTGCACGAGCTGGAACGGCAGCTGCGCGAGGCCAAGGCGGCGCCGGCCGGCGCCTCCGCCGCCGCGCCGGTCTCCGCGCCGCCTGGCCGCCCCGCGCCCACCCCCACGACCGCGGTGGCGAAGAAGACCGTGGCGAAGAAGGCGATCGCGAAGAAGCCGCCGGCCACCGTGTCGCGCACCCCCGCAGACGAGTCGCCCGCCACGCCGGTCCGGCAGACGAAGAAGGCGCCGGGCCGCAGGCAGACGCCGGGCGGCACGGCATGA
- a CDS encoding NAD kinase, which translates to MSRTALLVTHTGRRRSTEHARAVAADLIAAGFEVRVVAEEADDLDLPGVVPVTGPEAAEGAEIVFALGGDGTFLRAAELARPAKAPLLGINLGKVGFLAEAEIDDLDSAVRDVVGRNYTVDERLTVDVTAEFEGGPTIESWALNEISVEKGERAQMLELLVDVDGRPLSRYGCDGVVCATPTGSTAYAFSGGGPVVWPEVEALLLVPISAHALFSRPLVTAPTSTFVITVDPFTTLAVLCCDGRRVYDLPPGARVTVRRGALPVRIVRLRARPFTDRLVAKFDLPVQGWRGSRR; encoded by the coding sequence GTGAGCCGGACCGCCCTGCTGGTGACGCACACCGGCCGCCGACGCAGCACCGAGCACGCCCGTGCGGTGGCGGCGGACCTGATCGCCGCCGGTTTCGAGGTGCGGGTGGTGGCCGAGGAAGCCGACGACCTGGACCTGCCCGGCGTCGTCCCGGTGACCGGCCCGGAGGCCGCCGAGGGCGCGGAGATCGTCTTCGCGCTCGGCGGCGACGGCACCTTCCTGCGCGCCGCCGAGCTGGCCCGGCCGGCGAAGGCTCCGCTGCTCGGCATCAATCTCGGCAAGGTCGGCTTCCTCGCCGAGGCCGAGATCGACGACCTGGACTCGGCGGTACGGGACGTGGTCGGGCGCAACTACACCGTCGACGAGCGGCTCACGGTCGACGTGACCGCCGAATTCGAGGGCGGCCCCACCATCGAGTCATGGGCACTCAACGAGATCAGCGTCGAGAAGGGCGAGCGCGCCCAGATGCTGGAGCTGCTCGTCGACGTCGACGGCCGCCCGCTGTCCCGGTACGGGTGCGACGGGGTGGTCTGCGCGACCCCCACCGGCTCCACCGCGTACGCGTTCTCCGGCGGCGGGCCGGTGGTCTGGCCGGAGGTGGAGGCGTTGCTGCTGGTGCCGATCAGCGCGCACGCGCTGTTCAGCCGGCCGCTGGTGACCGCGCCGACGTCGACCTTCGTGATCACCGTCGACCCGTTCACCACCCTGGCGGTGCTCTGCTGCGACGGGCGGCGGGTCTACGACCTGCCCCCGGGGGCCAGGGTGACGGTGCGCCGCGGCGCGCTGCCGGTGCGGATCGTCCGGCTCCGGGCCCGCCCCTTCACCGACCGGCTGGTCGCCAAGTTCGACCTGCCGGTGCAGGGCTGGCGGGGCAGCCGCCGCTGA